One stretch of Chryseobacterium indologenes DNA includes these proteins:
- a CDS encoding AraC family transcriptional regulator: protein MAPVTKIKTYHFLPCKYGLELLLDIGRIETLNNYVLDDTPHQLSFYEIIFIEEGTGSFALDENKMPVAPQTIIFTSPGQVRRWEIKEKVKGYTLLFEKDFLHLFFSDELFLYRFQYFHQYSSPTQMQISEASFRKCLDLLYGMEQEFGKLQNDSNHLIRSLLYQLLIILNRYYAGVYNVQRDTSIHSDFYRFRSLLEKKLGDGLSVEAYSKMLNISPGFLNKICRQFSGLSAQQMIHHKLISEIKKQLYQNKSAKEISYEFGFSDPSNFNRFFKKLTGITPQQYRKNL from the coding sequence ATGGCACCCGTCACAAAAATAAAAACATATCATTTTCTCCCATGTAAGTATGGACTGGAGCTTCTATTGGATATCGGACGTATCGAAACGTTAAATAATTACGTATTAGATGATACCCCACACCAGCTCAGTTTCTACGAAATCATTTTTATTGAAGAAGGAACAGGGAGCTTTGCATTGGACGAAAATAAGATGCCGGTAGCACCACAAACTATTATTTTTACAAGTCCCGGACAAGTACGTCGTTGGGAAATTAAAGAAAAAGTTAAGGGCTATACCTTACTCTTTGAAAAAGACTTTCTTCATCTTTTTTTCTCAGATGAATTGTTCCTGTATCGGTTTCAATACTTTCATCAATATTCAAGCCCTACACAAATGCAGATATCAGAGGCTTCCTTTCGAAAATGTCTGGATCTTTTATATGGAATGGAGCAGGAATTCGGGAAGCTTCAGAATGACAGCAATCATTTAATCAGATCACTTCTTTATCAATTACTGATCATTCTTAATCGATATTATGCAGGTGTTTATAACGTTCAGAGAGACACCTCCATTCATTCCGATTTTTACAGATTCCGATCTTTGCTGGAAAAGAAATTGGGCGATGGCCTAAGTGTTGAAGCCTATTCAAAAATGTTGAATATCAGCCCGGGATTTCTTAATAAAATCTGCAGACAGTTTAGTGGATTATCTGCTCAACAAATGATCCATCACAAGTTGATTTCAGAAATTAAAAAACAGCTTTATCAAAATAAATCCGCTAAAGAGATTTCCTACGAGTTTGGTTTTTCAGATCCGTCTAACTTCAACCGTTTCTTTAAAAAACTTACAGGCATTACTCCCCAACAATACCGGAAAAACTTATAA
- a CDS encoding NUDIX hydrolase, producing the protein MYKVFVNEKKLLISKHPEELEKKLGYESFTTLEIALDLLENTSVNELNVYGENIDEIWQEFQKLFRIIEAAGGLVIKPEGEMLFIRRLGKWDLPKGKMEKGESREESAVREIEEETGLKDVELIQFINTTYHIYIERNGEKILKCTHWFEMNFNGEDTSKPQIEEGITEVAWKNIPQIEDEVFPSTFQNIKLIVKEFWALKAK; encoded by the coding sequence ATGTATAAAGTTTTTGTGAACGAAAAAAAATTACTGATTTCTAAACATCCCGAAGAACTTGAAAAAAAACTTGGGTATGAAAGTTTCACTACTTTAGAGATTGCATTGGACCTTTTAGAGAACACCTCTGTAAATGAACTGAATGTTTACGGTGAAAATATTGATGAAATCTGGCAGGAATTTCAAAAATTGTTCAGAATTATAGAAGCAGCCGGAGGACTTGTCATTAAACCTGAAGGCGAAATGCTTTTCATCAGAAGGTTAGGAAAATGGGATCTTCCAAAAGGGAAAATGGAAAAAGGGGAATCCAGAGAAGAGTCTGCCGTAAGAGAAATTGAAGAAGAGACCGGTTTAAAAGATGTAGAGCTGATACAGTTCATTAATACTACATATCACATCTATATTGAAAGAAACGGTGAAAAAATCCTGAAATGCACCCATTGGTTTGAAATGAACTTTAATGGTGAAGATACTTCAAAACCACAGATTGAGGAAGGCATTACTGAAGTTGCCTGGAAAAACATCCCTCAGATTGAAGATGAGGTTTTCCCAAGCACATTTCAGAATATTAAACTTATTGTAAAAGAGTTCTGGGCTTTAAAAGCTAAATAA
- a CDS encoding UDP-N-acetylmuramoyl-tripeptide--D-alanyl-D-alanine ligase — MNIEQFYPLFLQADKVAIDSRKIARNDIFFAFSGDNFNAATLAEKAIEEGALAVIVEQSEFENKDKNIFYVPSTLEFLQQLAIYHRNKLTIPFIGLTGSNGKTTTKELIHAVLSEKFNVQYTYGNLNNHIGVPLTILSIKPEHEIAVIEMGANHQKEIELLCTISQPDFGYITNFGKAHLEGFGGFEGVIKGKSELYEYLKKHHQTIIVNENDPIQVEKTENYSPKITFGKAESDYNFEPFSEDHFVGLFYQGEKTLSKLTGEYNFTNLCAAASLGLHFGISFDKIKYAVEQYTPTNMRSQVVKKEGRTLVLDTYNANPSSMTASLNNFITFEGRKTIIIGDMLELGDESEKEHQNILELAQALGFDTIITVGKHFKGVNSSDLAFENTTELTGYLQQHKIQSENILLKGSRGIALEKVIDFI; from the coding sequence ATGAATATAGAACAGTTTTATCCCTTATTTTTACAGGCTGACAAGGTAGCGATCGATAGCCGAAAAATAGCCAGAAATGACATCTTTTTTGCCTTTTCCGGTGATAACTTTAATGCAGCAACACTAGCCGAAAAAGCCATAGAAGAGGGTGCTTTGGCTGTTATTGTTGAACAGTCTGAATTTGAAAATAAAGATAAAAATATTTTCTATGTTCCGTCTACTCTGGAATTCCTGCAACAATTGGCAATTTACCATAGAAACAAACTTACCATTCCTTTTATAGGCCTTACAGGAAGTAATGGGAAAACAACAACAAAAGAGCTTATTCATGCTGTGCTTTCAGAAAAGTTTAATGTTCAGTATACGTATGGAAACTTGAATAATCACATCGGCGTTCCACTGACGATTCTTTCCATTAAACCTGAGCATGAAATAGCAGTGATTGAAATGGGAGCCAACCACCAGAAGGAAATAGAACTTCTTTGTACTATTTCACAGCCGGATTTCGGATATATAACCAATTTTGGGAAAGCACATCTGGAAGGTTTCGGAGGCTTTGAAGGAGTGATTAAAGGGAAGTCTGAATTGTATGAATACCTTAAAAAACATCATCAGACCATTATCGTTAATGAAAATGACCCTATTCAGGTTGAAAAAACGGAAAACTATTCCCCTAAGATTACTTTTGGAAAAGCAGAGTCGGATTACAATTTTGAGCCATTCTCAGAAGATCATTTCGTAGGATTATTTTATCAGGGAGAAAAGACCTTATCTAAGCTGACCGGAGAATATAATTTTACCAACCTTTGTGCTGCCGCAAGTCTTGGTCTTCACTTTGGGATTAGCTTTGATAAAATAAAATATGCAGTGGAACAGTATACGCCAACAAATATGCGTTCACAGGTCGTGAAAAAGGAGGGCAGAACGTTGGTGCTGGATACTTATAATGCCAACCCAAGCTCCATGACAGCTTCATTAAATAACTTTATAACTTTTGAAGGCCGTAAAACCATTATTATTGGTGATATGCTGGAATTGGGTGATGAGAGTGAAAAAGAGCATCAGAATATCTTAGAATTAGCTCAAGCACTTGGGTTTGATACCATCATCACCGTTGGAAAACACTTTAAAGGAGTGAACTCATCAGATCTTGCTTTTGAAAACACCACGGAATTGACAGGATATTTACAGCAGCATAAAATTCAGTCAGAAAATATACTGTTGAAAGGATCAAGAGGAATAGCGCTGGAAAAGGTAATTGATTTTATTTAG
- the gldJ gene encoding gliding motility lipoprotein GldJ has protein sequence MKKLKLFSLIALSSTLALTSCGGSGTSKGGGTKKFVSKTGWKPNEKQGWFFAGKQQKQKGWPGMVYVEGGTFTMGLVKDDVMHDWNNTPRRMQVSSFFIGETEITNYEYREYLTWLKYVFPPSDPSFREIYNGALPDTLLWDNKLSRNDYNETYLRSPEFDYYPVVGVSWTQANRYCEWLTDRANEKALMQAGIIAKDLYINESNNQGGTAFNMDKFKANDPEMQGYINEKRMQQKSGMKTTNQRLLAANRAPNGAMVQKFRLPTEVEWEYAALGMAKNREYNQYLGKKPEIERLRGTKGKERGMFLENFKMGKGDYSGIAGWKNDGSAQTSDVRQYPSNDLGIYGMYGNVAEWTADVYRPIIDEDYNDFNYYRGNMPQAIVRNGDGTYKMVDESNIKYDTLADGRLVYKGLPGQFERETIADYRNYRDGDRQSSLEYRRESDSAAGFDMYNAPRKSFIVDANGRVKMQKDSKDRTSGISNDVRVVKGGSWQDTAYWLDPGQRRYKNQGKAYGWIGFRVAQDARTNDKSRTRR, from the coding sequence ATGAAAAAACTAAAGTTGTTTTCATTAATAGCATTAAGTTCTACACTTGCATTAACCAGCTGTGGCGGATCAGGGACCAGCAAAGGTGGCGGTACCAAAAAATTTGTCAGTAAAACAGGTTGGAAACCAAACGAAAAACAGGGTTGGTTTTTTGCAGGAAAGCAACAGAAGCAGAAGGGTTGGCCGGGAATGGTATATGTAGAAGGTGGAACTTTTACAATGGGATTAGTGAAAGATGATGTTATGCACGATTGGAATAACACACCACGCAGAATGCAGGTGAGTTCTTTCTTTATCGGAGAAACAGAAATTACTAACTACGAATACCGCGAATACCTGACATGGTTGAAGTATGTATTCCCACCAAGTGATCCTAGTTTTAGGGAGATCTATAACGGTGCTTTGCCAGATACCTTATTATGGGACAACAAATTATCTAGAAACGATTATAATGAAACCTATCTGCGTTCTCCGGAATTCGATTACTATCCGGTAGTAGGTGTTTCCTGGACACAGGCAAACAGATACTGTGAATGGTTGACAGACAGAGCGAACGAAAAAGCTTTGATGCAAGCAGGTATTATTGCTAAAGATTTGTATATCAACGAATCCAATAACCAGGGAGGAACAGCATTTAACATGGATAAATTCAAAGCGAATGATCCTGAAATGCAAGGTTATATTAACGAGAAAAGAATGCAGCAGAAATCTGGTATGAAAACAACCAACCAGAGATTACTAGCTGCCAACAGAGCTCCGAACGGTGCCATGGTTCAGAAATTCAGACTTCCTACAGAAGTTGAATGGGAATATGCAGCATTAGGTATGGCGAAAAACAGAGAATATAACCAATACCTTGGTAAGAAACCTGAGATCGAAAGATTAAGAGGTACCAAAGGAAAAGAAAGAGGAATGTTCCTTGAAAACTTTAAAATGGGTAAAGGTGACTATTCTGGTATCGCAGGATGGAAAAACGATGGATCTGCACAAACATCAGATGTAAGACAATATCCGTCTAATGACCTTGGAATCTATGGTATGTATGGTAACGTTGCAGAATGGACTGCTGATGTGTACAGACCAATCATTGATGAAGATTACAACGACTTCAACTATTACAGAGGAAATATGCCTCAGGCTATCGTAAGAAACGGTGACGGAACTTACAAAATGGTGGATGAAAGTAATATAAAATATGATACCCTGGCTGATGGTAGATTAGTATATAAAGGACTTCCTGGACAATTCGAGAGAGAAACCATTGCTGATTACAGAAATTATAGAGATGGAGATAGACAATCTTCTTTAGAATACAGAAGAGAGTCAGACTCAGCTGCAGGATTCGATATGTATAATGCACCTAGAAAGAGCTTTATTGTAGATGCTAATGGTAGAGTTAAAATGCAGAAAGATTCTAAGGATAGAACATCCGGAATTTCTAATGATGTTAGAGTGGTAAAAGGAGGTTCTTGGCAGGATACTGCTTACTGGCTTGATCCGGGACAAAGAAGATATAAAAATCAAGGTAAAGCTTATGGTTGGATTGGTTTCCGTGTTGCACAGGATGCCAGAACTAATGATAAGAGCAGAACTAGAAGATAA
- the porU gene encoding type IX secretion system sortase PorU: protein MKRKVTLLSLIAFVSTLYAQRNTIEWNGSKIQDFGDTKLNLPNFKNEGFSFSQNNVFIVTKQKIGEKELKVSDLAWDGVSNQDLFELDKGSLPDHDIAEVTYYTLDGERYASISVGLFKKTKGGVQRLSSFNVSEASTPINTYGGVNKIGTTGNPLASGNFYKIKVDKSGVFKITAQFLRDNGINPASVNPKNLRIYGNGGIMLPEFNQDPRYNSLQENAIQVVGEEDGVWNDNDYALFYAQGPNGYNLYDTNNGQGFKRKETRTDSSNNLKNIYDDFSYYYINFDKGTGKRVATVDGNLPAQMITRYDNYQVINNDQNNLLKVGRIWVEDPPFTTEKTITFTTNSPIQPTDVIKYRSQVIGYRSQQNSIDIKINDVNPFHDSVPTDEPTYSYIFYPMRYNGSITNQTGNQITLKYNPDISKNPNGTFYFDYVEVQYKENLAFNGSQMNFRDYSIVSGSNTDYGFSISNASGLEQVWDVTDITNANRRVNKAGAGFFNFAYTASDQNFNNEFVAFRADAAFTPQFVGRIANQNLSAISNIDYLILTVPELMGQAQRLANYHQTKSNYKVEIVDVNKVYEEFGNGSKDLTAVRDFVTKLNTPEGRLKYVFILGDASYDYKNRISNNNNIVSAYQSEHSSDYVQSFVTDDYIVMTQPQTAASIIYNLPNLPVGRIPAANNTEAANMIDKTLAYYNALPGQSSPFGDWRMKLDFVVDDNEEGGSPFHDVMNNALVNVFEQPGVQTLKEYNVKKLYQDAFTVQSTAGGPRYPQVNQAISNSIGNSLYLFYFGHGGINGWAQERVLTSTEIQNSNNFSNVYSRFPLVSTITCEFTLWDEPSTNSAGEQFMKLKQGGPATMITSSRAIGIDYGRDFTDIFTRNIFKLTNDDFNTLGYAHLNAKKEKGVNANHLRVNVLGDPAMKLSRPQRLLAIDNIETPVPGLIRGLDFVKIKGHINNPNGTLNTTFNGRVSINIFDKRLNKKTLNNNNWGHPILNYTEEGSAIVKASGIAVNGVFTAEFYVPKDINYTVGEGRILGYADNKVTDVFNNQAVQVGDINPNGINDNQPPKVKLYMNNTNFADGGITNQNPMLLACLTDDTGINSTGSGVGHDITVYLDGQVINTVILNDFYASGEGNGCLNPSLAEYQKGNVSYPFRNLPVGQHQLTFKVWDINNNSTTATLNFEVKDEADQHLTINRPLNWPNPFTNKTYIQFEHNCDDILDVNVQIYTITGRLVRTLSQPVVAEPFLQGFRTPRQAIEWDGRDDFGSTVAKGTYIFKIFAKSQNQEKCKGSATAVEKMVLLK, encoded by the coding sequence ATGAAACGAAAAGTCACGCTTTTATCTTTAATCGCTTTTGTATCAACACTTTACGCCCAAAGAAACACCATAGAATGGAATGGTTCTAAAATTCAGGACTTTGGTGACACAAAATTAAATCTTCCAAATTTTAAAAATGAAGGTTTTTCTTTCAGCCAAAATAACGTTTTTATAGTAACAAAGCAAAAAATCGGAGAAAAGGAGCTAAAAGTTTCTGACCTTGCTTGGGATGGAGTTTCCAACCAAGATCTATTTGAATTAGACAAAGGAAGTCTTCCTGATCATGATATTGCAGAAGTTACCTACTATACATTAGATGGAGAAAGATATGCCAGCATCAGCGTAGGTTTGTTCAAAAAGACAAAAGGAGGTGTTCAGAGATTATCTTCGTTTAATGTTTCTGAGGCCTCTACTCCCATTAATACTTATGGAGGAGTCAATAAAATAGGGACTACTGGTAATCCTCTTGCCAGTGGAAACTTTTACAAAATAAAAGTTGACAAATCCGGGGTATTTAAAATTACAGCACAATTTTTAAGAGATAATGGAATCAACCCTGCTTCTGTAAATCCAAAGAACCTGAGAATTTATGGAAACGGAGGCATTATGCTTCCTGAATTCAATCAGGATCCGCGATATAATTCGTTACAGGAAAATGCTATTCAGGTTGTGGGTGAAGAGGATGGAGTATGGAATGATAATGACTATGCCTTATTCTATGCGCAAGGTCCCAATGGATACAATCTTTATGATACCAACAATGGACAGGGCTTTAAAAGAAAAGAGACAAGAACAGATTCCAGTAATAACCTCAAAAATATATATGATGATTTTTCCTATTACTATATCAATTTTGATAAAGGAACAGGAAAAAGAGTCGCCACCGTAGATGGAAATTTACCTGCTCAAATGATCACCCGGTATGATAATTACCAGGTCATCAACAATGATCAGAATAATTTGTTGAAAGTGGGAAGGATATGGGTAGAAGACCCTCCTTTCACTACAGAAAAAACCATCACTTTTACCACAAACTCCCCTATTCAGCCTACGGATGTTATAAAATACAGATCGCAAGTAATAGGATATAGATCCCAACAGAATTCTATTGATATTAAAATCAATGATGTAAATCCGTTTCATGATAGTGTTCCTACTGATGAACCTACTTATTCGTATATTTTCTATCCTATGAGATATAACGGAAGTATTACCAATCAGACAGGAAATCAGATTACGTTGAAATACAACCCGGATATTTCTAAAAATCCCAACGGGACTTTCTACTTTGATTATGTGGAAGTACAATACAAAGAAAATCTTGCATTCAATGGTTCTCAGATGAATTTCAGAGACTACTCCATTGTAAGTGGAAGTAATACAGATTATGGATTCAGTATTTCTAATGCGTCCGGTCTGGAACAGGTATGGGATGTTACCGATATTACTAATGCTAACAGAAGAGTGAACAAAGCAGGAGCCGGCTTTTTCAATTTTGCCTATACAGCTTCTGATCAGAATTTCAACAATGAATTTGTGGCTTTCCGTGCTGATGCTGCATTTACTCCGCAGTTTGTTGGAAGAATTGCCAATCAGAATCTTTCTGCGATCAGCAATATAGATTATCTGATCCTTACTGTACCGGAACTGATGGGACAGGCACAAAGACTGGCCAACTATCATCAGACAAAGAGTAATTACAAGGTAGAAATTGTAGATGTTAATAAAGTGTATGAAGAGTTTGGAAACGGAAGTAAGGATCTTACAGCAGTAAGAGATTTTGTTACCAAATTAAATACTCCTGAAGGAAGGCTTAAATATGTTTTTATTCTTGGAGATGCTTCTTACGACTATAAAAACAGAATTTCCAATAACAACAATATTGTTTCAGCATATCAAAGTGAGCACTCCTCAGATTATGTACAGTCTTTCGTTACTGATGATTATATTGTAATGACTCAGCCCCAAACTGCAGCTAGTATCATATACAATCTCCCTAACCTTCCTGTAGGAAGAATTCCGGCAGCTAATAATACTGAAGCTGCTAATATGATTGATAAAACCCTGGCTTATTATAATGCCCTTCCAGGACAATCCAGTCCTTTTGGAGATTGGAGAATGAAGCTCGATTTTGTTGTAGATGATAACGAAGAAGGTGGAAGCCCTTTCCACGATGTAATGAACAATGCATTGGTAAATGTATTTGAACAGCCAGGCGTACAGACCCTAAAAGAATATAATGTAAAAAAACTGTACCAGGATGCTTTTACTGTACAGAGTACGGCAGGAGGACCGAGATACCCACAGGTAAACCAAGCCATTTCCAACAGTATAGGAAACAGTTTATATCTATTCTATTTTGGGCATGGAGGAATTAATGGCTGGGCTCAGGAAAGAGTATTAACCAGTACTGAGATTCAGAATTCTAATAACTTCTCCAATGTATACAGCAGATTCCCGTTAGTATCTACCATAACCTGTGAATTTACATTATGGGATGAACCTTCTACCAATTCTGCAGGAGAACAGTTTATGAAACTCAAACAAGGAGGTCCTGCTACAATGATTACTTCCAGCCGTGCCATTGGAATTGATTATGGACGTGACTTCACTGACATTTTCACCAGAAATATTTTCAAATTAACCAACGATGACTTTAATACATTAGGTTACGCTCATCTCAATGCAAAAAAGGAAAAAGGGGTAAATGCCAACCATTTAAGAGTAAATGTACTGGGGGACCCGGCTATGAAATTAAGCAGACCTCAAAGGTTGCTGGCCATTGATAATATTGAAACTCCGGTTCCCGGATTAATCAGAGGGCTCGATTTTGTTAAAATAAAAGGACACATCAATAACCCTAACGGAACTTTAAATACTACTTTTAACGGAAGAGTTTCAATTAATATTTTCGATAAAAGGTTGAATAAAAAAACACTGAACAACAATAACTGGGGGCATCCAATATTAAATTATACAGAAGAAGGAAGTGCTATTGTAAAAGCCTCCGGAATCGCAGTAAACGGTGTATTCACTGCAGAATTCTATGTTCCTAAAGATATCAATTATACGGTAGGAGAAGGAAGAATATTAGGATATGCTGATAATAAGGTAACTGATGTATTCAATAATCAGGCTGTTCAGGTTGGAGATATCAATCCTAACGGAATTAATGATAACCAACCACCAAAAGTAAAATTGTATATGAATAACACCAACTTTGCAGATGGTGGAATTACCAATCAGAATCCAATGCTTCTGGCTTGTCTTACTGATGATACTGGAATTAACTCTACAGGATCAGGTGTAGGCCATGATATTACCGTATATTTAGACGGTCAGGTTATCAATACGGTTATCCTGAATGATTTTTATGCTTCAGGAGAAGGAAACGGATGTTTAAATCCAAGTCTTGCTGAGTATCAAAAAGGAAATGTAAGCTATCCTTTCAGAAATCTACCAGTCGGACAACATCAATTAACATTTAAAGTTTGGGATATAAACAATAATTCTACAACTGCTACGTTAAATTTTGAGGTTAAAGATGAAGCTGACCAACATCTGACGATCAATCGTCCACTGAACTGGCCGAATCCGTTCACTAATAAAACATATATTCAGTTTGAACACAATTGTGATGATATACTGGATGTAAATGTGCAGATTTATACCATTACCGGTAGACTGGTCAGAACTTTATCTCAGCCGGTAGTTGCAGAACCCTTCCTGCAGGGCTTCAGAACTCCTCGTCAGGCTATAGAATGGGATGGAAGAGATGATTTTGGGTCTACCGTTGCAAAAGGTACATATATTTTTAAGATATTTGCAAAAAGTCAAAACCAAGAAAAATGCAAAGGAAGTGCCACAGCTGTAGAAAAAATGGTACTTTTGAAATAA
- the porV gene encoding type IX secretion system outer membrane channel protein PorV gives MNLTTKLLLGLGLSAGFLGYSQINPVLTGAPFLRIAPDARAGGMGDQGVVTSPDAFSQFWNAAKYPFSRTSSSIGLTYTPYMGKLTNDVFLLYGAFHKFLGQDERSTISASIYYFNMGEVDLTQLVGNDVTSNGVSKPNEFSIDVAYGLKLSDSYSMAVTGRFIRSDLAGGFNTDNTLKAANSFAVDISAYYTSERFSSFGGYDGKLNAGLAIQNLGPKLDYTGNEESRSYLPTMARLGIGYDMYMDDLNRIGISFEGSKLLVPGSEYVGVDAYRRPKYEIPNVGPIAGIGKSFKNPNSIMYSGALEYSYDNAFSVRGGYFHESEEQGARQFATAGIGLKYRSFGLDLSYLINMSKVNTALDNTLRFGLTWNIGEETSNNDR, from the coding sequence ATGAATTTAACTACTAAACTGCTTTTAGGACTTGGGTTAAGTGCTGGTTTTCTAGGCTATTCACAAATAAACCCAGTACTTACCGGAGCTCCCTTCCTGAGAATTGCGCCAGACGCAAGAGCGGGAGGTATGGGAGATCAAGGGGTGGTAACCTCTCCTGATGCATTCTCACAATTCTGGAATGCAGCTAAATATCCTTTTAGCAGAACAAGTTCTTCCATAGGTCTTACCTATACACCCTATATGGGAAAACTTACCAATGATGTATTCTTATTATACGGAGCATTCCATAAATTCCTTGGGCAGGATGAAAGATCTACCATTTCCGCAAGTATCTATTACTTCAATATGGGGGAAGTAGATCTTACTCAGTTAGTAGGTAATGATGTTACTTCCAATGGGGTATCAAAGCCTAATGAATTTTCCATTGACGTAGCGTATGGTTTAAAACTTTCTGACTCCTACTCCATGGCTGTAACCGGTAGATTTATCCGTTCAGACTTAGCCGGAGGATTCAACACAGATAATACACTTAAAGCAGCCAACTCTTTTGCTGTAGATATTTCAGCATACTATACTTCTGAAAGATTCTCAAGTTTCGGAGGATATGATGGTAAATTAAATGCAGGTTTGGCAATACAAAACCTGGGACCAAAGCTGGACTATACAGGAAATGAAGAATCAAGATCTTATCTTCCAACGATGGCAAGATTAGGGATTGGGTATGATATGTATATGGATGATCTGAACAGAATCGGGATTTCCTTCGAAGGTTCAAAACTTTTGGTACCAGGATCCGAATACGTAGGTGTAGATGCATACAGAAGACCTAAATATGAAATTCCAAATGTAGGTCCGATAGCAGGTATAGGAAAATCATTTAAAAATCCAAACAGTATCATGTACAGTGGTGCATTAGAATATTCTTATGACAATGCATTTTCTGTAAGAGGAGGTTACTTCCATGAAAGTGAAGAACAGGGAGCAAGACAGTTTGCGACTGCAGGTATCGGGCTAAAGTACCGTTCTTTCGGACTTGATCTTTCTTATCTGATCAATATGTCTAAAGTGAATACAGCATTGGATAACACGCTTCGTTTTGGTCTTACCTGGAACATTGGTGAAGAAACATCCAACAACGACCGCTAA